A genomic stretch from Haemophilus parainfluenzae ATCC 33392 includes:
- the sodC gene encoding superoxide dismutase family protein — protein MKMKTLLALAISGICAAGVANAHDHMAKPAGPSIEVKVQQLDPANGNKDVGTVTITESNYGLVFTPNLQGLAEGLHGFHIHENPSCDPKEKDGKLTAGLAAGGHWDPKGAKQHGYPWQDDAHLGDLPALTVLHDGTATNPVLAPRLKKLDEVRGHSIMIHAGGDNHSDHPAPLGGGGPRMACGVIK, from the coding sequence ATGAAAATGAAAACTCTCTTAGCATTAGCAATCAGCGGAATTTGTGCTGCTGGCGTGGCAAATGCACATGACCATATGGCAAAACCAGCAGGTCCTTCAATCGAAGTAAAAGTACAACAATTAGATCCTGCAAATGGTAATAAAGATGTAGGGACTGTAACCATTACTGAATCAAATTATGGTTTAGTATTTACACCAAATCTACAAGGTTTAGCTGAAGGTTTACATGGCTTCCATATTCATGAAAATCCAAGCTGTGATCCAAAAGAAAAAGACGGTAAATTAACAGCAGGTTTAGCGGCTGGCGGTCACTGGGATCCTAAAGGCGCAAAACAACACGGTTACCCATGGCAAGATGATGCTCACTTAGGTGACTTACCGGCTTTAACTGTATTACATGATGGTACAGCAACTAACCCTGTTTTAGCGCCACGTCTTAAAAAATTAGATGAAGTTCGTGGTCATTCTATTATGATTCACGCTGGTGGCGATAACCACTCAGATCATCCAGCTCCACTTGGCGGTGGCGGCCCACGTATGGCATGTGGCGTGATTAAATAA
- a CDS encoding heavy-metal-associated domain-containing protein, with the protein MKKLTAALLLSLFTFSIAQAEETKQVVLKVNEMNCQLCAYLVNKELRNIDGVISTKASIKDRTVTVVEDPKVSDEQLINAIHKLEYTAEVIK; encoded by the coding sequence ATGAAGAAATTAACGGCCGCACTTTTGCTTTCATTATTCACCTTCTCTATTGCACAAGCGGAAGAAACAAAGCAAGTTGTGTTAAAAGTGAATGAAATGAACTGCCAGCTTTGTGCTTATTTAGTGAATAAAGAATTACGTAATATTGATGGCGTGATTTCCACTAAAGCCTCCATTAAAGATAGAACTGTGACTGTTGTAGAAGATCCAAAAGTTTCTGATGAGCAATTGATTAATGCGATTCATAAATTGGAATATACGGCGGAAGTGATTAAGTAA
- a CDS encoding mercuric transporter MerT family protein, translated as MTTSLKSSNKSFWVAIATALSAAVASTLCCIAPLIYLVFGVSSTWLIGLGEYDYLRIPMLIVSLCAFAYGFWLLMFSKKIICSKYISRKKLIVLYWIVFIVMLFFLTYPTILPWILELSN; from the coding sequence ATGACTACGTCTCTAAAAAGCTCTAATAAATCTTTTTGGGTTGCGATTGCCACCGCACTAAGTGCTGCGGTGGCATCAACCTTGTGCTGCATTGCGCCTTTAATCTATTTAGTATTTGGCGTGTCATCCACATGGTTGATCGGTTTGGGTGAATATGACTATTTACGCATTCCGATGCTTATCGTTTCATTATGCGCCTTTGCCTACGGTTTTTGGTTGCTGATGTTTTCCAAAAAAATCATTTGCAGCAAATACATTTCCCGTAAAAAGCTCATTGTTTTGTATTGGATTGTATTTATCGTCATGCTCTTTTTCTTAACTTATCCAACCATTTTACCATGGATTTTAGAGCTTTCTAATTAG